One window from the genome of Populus alba chromosome 15, ASM523922v2, whole genome shotgun sequence encodes:
- the LOC118037387 gene encoding glycosyltransferase BC10, translating into MKDTDDQQLRPQTSWKLQTHLQNFIFYLLVFGCGLAFGIARTSYIRDISFNFQLDQFSNNRTNTSLSNSSSSSPFITIDGNRTGRIGLEEFLRAPNVSHDMNEEELLWRASMVPRLPNYPFQLVPKVAFLFLTKGPLPLAPLWNLFFKGHQGLYSIFVHSNPSFNGNYTDEEDSVFRGRKIPSKEVQWGKFSMVEAERRLLANALLDFSNQRFVLLSESCIPLFNFSTIYSYLMGSTTTFIEVYDLPGPVGRGRYNHRMRPVIQLDKWRKGSQWVEMDRQLAVEVVSDRKYFPTFQKFCKVSCYSDEHYLPTFVNMKYRKKNSNRSLTWVDWSRGGPHPRKFGRLDITVDFLERLRKWSRCENNGRWTNICYLFARKFTPVALDRLMRFAPKVMQF; encoded by the exons ATGAAGGACACCGACGATCAGCAGCTCCGCCCACAAACCTCATGGAAGCTCCAAACGCACCTCCAGAACTTCATCTTCTATTTGCTGGTCTTCGGCTGTGGCTTAGCCTTTGGTATCGCACGCACTTCCTACATCAGAGACATTTCTTTCAACTTTCAACTCGACCAATTCTCTAACAATCGAACCAACACCTCCCTATCCAACTCCTCCTCATCTTCCCCCTTCATTACAATCGACGGAAACAGAACTGGCCGGATCGGACTCGAAGAGTTCTTGAGAGCGCCTAACGTTTCTCATGATATGAACGAGGAAGAATTGTTATGGAGAGCATCAATGGTTCCTCGTCTACCCAATTATCCGTTCCAGCTAGTCCCCAAGGTTGCCTTCTTGTTCTTGACCAAAGGGCCTCTGCCTTTGGCTCCGTTGTGGAACTTGTTCTTTAAAGGGCATCAAGGGCTTTACTCAATTTTTGTGCATTCCAATCCATCCTTCAATGGAAATTATACAGATGAGGAAGATTCTGTGTTTCGTGGCAGGAAGATCCCAAGCAAG GAGGTACAGTGGGGAAAGTTTTCAATGGTGGAAGCAGAGCGTCGTTTACTTGCTAATGCTCTACTGGACTTCTCAAATCAACGTTTTGTTCTCCTATCAGAATCATGCATTCCCTTGTTCAACTTCTCCACCATCTACAGTTACTTAATGGGCTCAACAACAACATTCATCGAGGTTTACGATTTACCCGGCCCCGTTGGCCGCGGCCGATACAACCATAGAATGAGGCCGGTAATTCAGCTCGATAAATGGCGAAAAGGCTCCCAGTGGGTCGAGATGGACCGGCAGCTTGCGGTGGAGGTAGTATCCGACCGCAAATATTTTCCAACGTTTCAGAAATTTTGCAAAGTCTCCTGCTACAGTGATGAGCATTATTTGCCAACATTTGTTAACATGAAGTATCGGAAGAAAAATTCAAACAGGAGTTTAACATGGGTTGATTGGTCGAGGGGTGGACCTCATCCTCGTAAATTTGGGAGACTGGATATTACTGTTGATTTTTTGGAGAGGTTGAGGAAATGGAGCCGATGTGAGAACAATGGAAGATGGACTAATATTTGCTACTTGTTTGCAAGAAAGTTCACTCCTGTTGCTCTGGATAGGTTGATGAGATTTGCTCCCAAGGTCATGCAATTTTAG
- the LOC118037374 gene encoding glycosyltransferase BC10, giving the protein MGKEQQRSSSIAKVINSHLQLSHVFHFLFFVFGLSLGITISSYLKCFFDSHATMFSLTLPPPPQVPPPQVAPPPPPQVLLLQPPPPPPLIKPFPPPASLPTLLPDVRPPLVHIMDDDELFSRASMIRGSQNFQRDQQVRKVAFMFLTKGPIPLAPLWEKFFRGHEGLYTIYVHHHPSYNDSVPEGSVFHGRRIPSKPVEWGRPSMIDAERRLLANALLDASNERFVLLSETCIPIFNFTTVYNYLVNANESFIGSYDDPRKVGRGRYNPKMFPAITISDWRKGSQWFEVHRKLAVEIISDTKYYRIFSEHCSPPCYMDEHYIPTLVNIRCPEQNSNRSITWVDWSKAGPHPGRFVKQDISDEFLDRIRFGENCTYNGNASSPCFLFARKFVPGTLQPLLQLAPTLLH; this is encoded by the exons ATGGGAAAAGAGCAGCAACGATCATCATCAATTGCCAAAGTTATTAATTCCCATTTACAGTTAAGCCATgtcttccattttcttttctttgttttcggtTTGTCCCTTGGAATCACTATCAGTTCATATTTGAAATGCTTCTTCGATTCACATGCTACCATGTTCTCTCTGACACTACCGCCACCGCCACAAGTACCACCACCACAAGTagccccaccaccaccaccacaagtACTACTGctacaaccaccaccaccaccaccattaatAAAACCATTTCCACCACCAGCATCGCTACCAACCCTTTTACCCGATGTTAGGCCACCGCTTGTGCACATAATGGATGATGACGAGTTGTTTTCTCGAGCATCAATGATACGAGGGAGTCAAAATTTTCAACGTGATCAACAAGTCCGTAAAGTTGCTTTTATGTTCTTGACCAAGGGACCTATACCTTTGGCTCCTTTGTGGGAGAAGTTCTTTAGAGGCCATGAAGGGCTTTATACTATATATGTTCACCATCACCCCTCTTACAATGATTCAGTGCCTGAGGGTTCTGTTTTCCATGGAAGAAGAATTCCAAGCAAG CCTGTGGAATGGGGAAGACCGTCGATGATCGACGCAGAGAGGCGTCTACTAGCCAATGCCCTTCTCGATGCATCTAACGAGAGATTTGTGTTGCTCTCAGAAACATGCATCCCTATATTCAACTTCACAACAGTATATAACTACCTTGTTAATGCCAACGAAAGCTTCATAGGGTCATATGATGATCCAAGAAAGGTAGGGCGTGGCAGGTACAATCCGAAAATGTTCCCTGCAATCACCATTTCCGATTGGCGCAAGGGGTCTCAATGGTTCGAGGTACATCGGAAACTCGCCGTTGAAATCATATCCGATACCAAGTATTATCGCATCTTCAGCGAGCATTGTAGCCCTCCATGTTACATGGATGAACATTATATTCCTACGTTAGTGAATATTCGTTGCCCAGAACAGAATTCGAATAGGAGCATTACCTGGGTTGATTGGTCCAAGGCAGGTCCGCATCCCGGAAGGTTTGTGAAGCAAGATATTTCTGATGAGTTCTTGGATCGCATAAGGTTTGGTGAAAACTGCACTTATAATGGCAATGCTTCTTCACCGTGTTTTCTGTTTGCTAGGAAGTTCGTACCAGGCACTCTGCAGCCATTGTTGCAGCTTGCACCTACATTACTACATTGA